One window of Thermoplasmatales archaeon genomic DNA carries:
- the fliE gene encoding flagellar hook-basal body complex protein FliE, with translation MKAIAFTGMPGAGKTEAINVAREMNIKVISMGDEVREEAIRRGLSLSDEITGKIADEMRKKYGADYWAKRCLAKLSDEDFFVIDGIRNMEEVEKFREKIDELILVAIHASPLTRYERIRKRKRYGNDMGIEKFREREKKELSWGLGNVIAMADIVIINEGSLEEFKEKVRKILS, from the coding sequence GCATGCCGGGCGCCGGCAAGACAGAAGCAATAAATGTTGCGAGGGAGATGAATATAAAGGTTATAAGTATGGGTGATGAAGTTAGAGAAGAAGCAATTAGAAGAGGGCTCTCTTTGAGCGATGAAATTACTGGCAAGATTGCAGATGAAATGAGGAAAAAATATGGGGCTGATTATTGGGCAAAAAGGTGCTTGGCTAAGCTAAGCGATGAAGATTTTTTTGTCATAGATGGGATAAGAAATATGGAAGAAGTGGAGAAATTCAGAGAAAAAATAGATGAATTAATTCTTGTTGCAATACATGCTTCCCCACTCACAAGATATGAAAGAATAAGGAAAAGGAAAAGATATGGAAATGACATGGGCATTGAAAAATTTAGGGAAAGGGAGAAAAAAGAACTTTCATGGGGGCTTGGAAATGTTATTGCGATGGCTGATATTGTTATAATAAATGAAGGAAGTTTGGAGGAATTTAAAGAAAAGGTCAGGAAAATTTTATCCTGA